From Lujinxingia litoralis, one genomic window encodes:
- a CDS encoding HAD-IIB family hydrolase, with translation MRAVDLVLLDLDGTVIGPDGQVADEVWEAAGRARKAGVRLGVCTGRAATGVALKVARQLDESAPHIFHNGALMLGEGAEVQHCEGLGPEPLQALVRHARLHRLTLELYTAHAIFVDRVCERCAHHAEVLGQEVQERDLLKVLAQESVVRAHWIVAPEAIELACAQHPSGTEVGRASSPALPESLFASVTRAGVSKGSAALRAARLLGVAPARVMAVGDSQGDVPMLEVVGWPRVMADGDPALQERYPVVSAVRAHGAAEALRLAAGLPG, from the coding sequence ATGCGAGCAGTCGATCTGGTGCTCCTGGATCTGGACGGCACGGTGATTGGCCCGGATGGGCAGGTGGCAGACGAGGTCTGGGAGGCGGCCGGCCGGGCGCGGAAGGCCGGGGTGCGCCTGGGCGTGTGCACCGGCCGGGCGGCCACCGGAGTGGCGTTGAAGGTGGCCCGGCAGCTGGACGAGAGCGCCCCGCATATCTTTCATAACGGGGCGCTGATGCTGGGGGAGGGCGCCGAGGTGCAGCATTGTGAGGGGCTGGGCCCGGAGCCCTTGCAGGCGCTGGTGCGGCATGCGCGCCTGCACCGGCTGACGCTGGAGCTCTACACCGCGCACGCGATCTTTGTGGATCGCGTCTGTGAGCGCTGCGCGCATCACGCCGAGGTGCTGGGGCAGGAGGTTCAGGAGCGCGACCTGCTCAAGGTGCTGGCGCAGGAGTCGGTGGTGCGGGCGCACTGGATCGTGGCCCCGGAGGCGATCGAGCTGGCCTGCGCGCAGCATCCCTCGGGCACCGAGGTGGGGCGAGCCTCGTCGCCGGCCCTGCCGGAGAGCCTCTTTGCGAGCGTGACGCGGGCCGGGGTCTCCAAGGGCAGCGCCGCCCTGCGGGCGGCGCGCTTGTTAGGGGTGGCGCCGGCCCGGGTGATGGCGGTGGGCGACAGCCAGGGAGATGTGCCGATGCTCGAAGTGGTGGGCTGGCCGCGGGTGATGGCCGACGGCGATCCGGCGCTGCAGGAGCGCTACCCGGTGGTCTCGGCGGTGCGGGCCCACGGGGCGGCCGAGGCGCTGCGCCTGGCCGCCGGTCTCCCCGGCTGA
- a CDS encoding tetratricopeptide repeat protein — translation MSEQEPVDGGQVIDRRQWLEVRVDGLIESQRHDEAIGYLCRLFEELDDPVGLARCATYLGYLYLLEGDLTRSEQWLERARERDADDPHLSYALGHVALLRGAPWRAVLRFMEAFVEAEEAHDAAEFLRSGACALRAGGQPAPAVSMLLGALDRDLGNPWILDGLARVYQENERWLESLQVLKELGRVVAQAASSMVVRRSPSARYLLRERLIRRSVRVGDVEARAREVNLQLRQRFEVVLDGRQRRGPTGLAPRQFPRALGHLLDVLGGEERGLELSESALGLWAQASHERFGDYLGAESLAAAVHVLVERLHWRVPSSAQRIAAAHGVDEERVGPAARVVAGKLGLQLFDTQAIFSELNLEERRRFEALSRALLFGEGLSAARTSGPSLGGK, via the coding sequence ATGAGTGAGCAAGAACCGGTGGACGGTGGCCAGGTCATTGATCGGCGGCAATGGCTGGAGGTTCGGGTGGACGGGCTCATTGAGAGCCAGCGCCACGACGAGGCGATTGGTTATCTGTGTCGGCTCTTTGAGGAGCTCGACGATCCGGTGGGGCTGGCGCGCTGTGCGACGTATCTGGGGTATCTCTATTTGCTGGAGGGCGATCTGACGCGCTCGGAGCAGTGGTTGGAGCGGGCGCGGGAGCGTGATGCCGACGATCCGCATTTGAGCTACGCGCTGGGGCACGTGGCGCTGTTGCGGGGCGCGCCCTGGCGGGCGGTGCTGCGTTTTATGGAGGCCTTCGTCGAGGCGGAGGAGGCGCATGACGCCGCGGAGTTTTTGCGCAGCGGGGCCTGCGCGTTGCGCGCCGGCGGTCAGCCGGCCCCGGCGGTGAGCATGTTGCTGGGGGCGCTGGATCGGGATCTGGGCAACCCCTGGATCCTCGACGGTCTGGCCCGGGTTTATCAGGAGAATGAGCGCTGGCTGGAGAGTTTACAGGTGCTCAAGGAGCTGGGGCGAGTGGTGGCGCAGGCGGCCAGCTCGATGGTGGTGCGGCGCTCGCCATCGGCGCGCTACCTGCTGCGGGAGCGCCTGATCAGGCGCTCGGTGCGGGTGGGCGATGTGGAGGCGCGGGCCCGGGAGGTGAACCTGCAGCTGCGGCAGCGCTTTGAGGTGGTGCTTGACGGGCGTCAGCGCCGGGGGCCGACCGGGCTTGCGCCCCGGCAGTTTCCCCGGGCGCTGGGCCATCTTCTGGACGTGCTCGGTGGGGAGGAGCGGGGGCTGGAGTTGAGCGAGAGCGCGCTGGGGTTGTGGGCGCAGGCCAGCCACGAGCGCTTTGGCGATTATCTGGGGGCGGAGAGCCTGGCGGCGGCGGTGCACGTGCTGGTAGAGCGCCTGCACTGGCGGGTGCCCTCCAGCGCGCAGCGGATTGCCGCGGCCCACGGCGTGGACGAGGAGCGGGTGGGCCCGGCCGCGCGGGTGGTGGCCGGCAAGCTCGGGCTGCAGCTCTTTGATACACAGGCGATTTTTTCGGAACTCAATCTGGAGGAGCGGCGGCGCTTTGAGGCGTTGAGCCGCGCGCTCCTCTTTGGCGAAGGCTTGAGCGCGGCGCGTACGTCGGGGCCGAGTCTGGGAGGTAAGTAA